One Archangium violaceum genomic window, AAGGAGCGGCTCGTGATCGCGGGCCTGGACGCCTTCGCTCGCGTCTTCGAGCGCGTGGATCCCTCCTCCAAGGTCGAGCTCCTCACGCGCGACGGACAGGAGGTGCAATCCAAGGCGTTGGTGGCCCGGGTGCGTGGCAGCATGCGCGGTCTCCTCACGGCCGAGCGCACCGCCCTCAACATCGTCCAGCGCACCTCGGGCATGGCCACCATGGCCCAGCAGGTCATGGCCGCGGTGCGCGGCACGAAGCTGCGGATCCTCGATACGCGGAAGACCTCTCCCGGCATGCGCTCGCTGTCCAAGCTGGCCGTGAAGGCCGGTGGCGCCTTCAACCACCGCTTCGGTCTCTTCGATGGCGTCCTCATCAAGGACAACCACATCGCGGCCGTGGGCGGCTCCGTCCGCGAGGCGCTCCGCCGGGCCCGCACCAACGCGCCCCAGTTGGTGAAGATCGAGATCGAGGTCACCAACCTGGACCAGCTCGCCGCCGCGCTCGAGGAGGGCGCGGACGTGGTGATGCTCGACAACATGGACGACGAGCAGATCCGCCGCGCGGTGGAGCTGACCGGTGGCCGCATTCCCCTCGAGGTCTCCGGCGGCATCACCCTGGAGCGTCTGCCTCGCCTGGCGAAGCTCGGTGTGGACTTCGTGTCCATGGGCGCGCTCACCCACTCGGCGCGCGCCATGGACCTATCCCTGGAGATCGTCCAGGCGCATTAGCCCGGCCGCTCAGCGGCCGGCGCCGAGAGCCTCGTAGCGGGGCTCTCCCTCGGCGGACGAGGGAAGGCCCATCTCCAGCGCCGCCGCCACGGTGGGCGCCACGTCCGTGGTGCTGATCTCCCGCATGTACGTGCCCGGCCTCACCCCCTTGCCCGCAAGGATGAGGGGCACCAGCTGATCGTACGCATACGGGGTGCCGTGGTTGGTGCCGACGGACTCGGTGCTGATGACGTGGAAGGGTTTCACCACGAAGAGCACGTCGCCACTGCGCCCCGGGAAGTAGCCGCGCCGCAGCGGCGCCACCAGCCCCGCCACGTCCGGCATCGTGTAGAGGTCATCGCTCGCCACCGCCAGGGTGACGGCGGGCTGCTTCGCCAGCCAGGTCGCCGCGGCCCTCCGTACCGCCGCTCCGTCCACCTTGCCGCCCTCCAGCGTCTTGCCACCCAGGTACACGTCCAGCTCCTCGATGGTGGCGGTGATGTCCCCGCCGAACTGCGCGCGCAGCGCCTCGGTCAGCCGCTTGGAGAGCGCGGCGGGATTCACGCGCTCGGCGGCCACTCCCGAGGCGGCCCACTGCTCGGGCACCGCCGCGCCGCCATGGTCCGCCGTGAGCACCACGAGGAGGTTGGCCCGTCCTCCCGCGGCGCGCTCGGCCAGGGCCACCAGGTCGCCCACCGCCTTGTCCAGCCGGTACAACGTGTCCTGCATCTCCCACGAGTTGGGGCCGTACTGGTGGAAGACGCGATCGGTGGCGCTGAAGCTCACCGCGAGCAGGTCCGGCACCTCGTCCTTGCCCAGGTTCTCGCCCTCGATGGCGGCCCGGGCGGCCTTCACCATCAGGTCCAGGGACAGGGGGGAGATGGCGAAGGCGGAGTACGACAGGGGGCCGGGGGCGGTGAGGCCGCCCGTGAGCGGATGGGGGAAGGTGCGGCCCAGCCCGTAGAACTCGCCCTCGTAGCTCCGGTCATCCTCTCCCATGTACCCGGTCCGTGGCAGCAGCGGCTCCCACGTCTTGCTGAACCAGGCATCGGGCGGGTTGGCGGCGTTGAAGGTCTTCAACCAGCCGGGTAGCTCCTTCGTGTACCAGGTCCCCGTGACGAACTTCCCCACCGTCTCGTCGTACCAGTAGGCCTGGCCGAGTCTGCCGGCCAGTGGAATGGCCGAGCGCGCCTTGCCCGAGAGGGCGATGGCCTTGCCCTGCTCCTGCGTGGCGAGCCGGAGCTTGTCCGCCACCGTCTCCGCCAGGAGGTTGGCGGGGCTCACGTCCTCCTGGGAGAGCGGCGCCTCCAGCACCGGGTGCGAGGGATCCGGGAAGACGCGCTCCGGCTTGCCCGTGGCCCGGTTGATGATCCGGTTGTCCACGATGCCGTGGCGCCAGGGATTTGCCCCGGTGGCCAACGTGGCGTGGCCGGGCGCGGTGCGCGGCTTGGCGTAGTCATAGCGAGCGTACGGGTAGAAGGCCCCCGAGTCGGTCAGCTGCCGCAGCCCTCCCTTGAGGCGTGGCCGGGTGCGCAGCAGGAGATCCGAGCCCAGCGCGTCCACGGTGATGAAGAGCGTCAGCCGGGGCGGCTTCGCCAGCGCGGGCAGGGTGATGAGCAGCAGCAGGAAGGGGAGGGCGCGGAAGCGGAACATGGCCTCGATCCTCCATGCCTCGTGCTCAGAAGCAACCAACTCCCGAGCGTCACGCTTTCCGGTCGAACACTGCCCTGTTACGGTCGCCGCGACTCATGGTCGAGGCACGCGTTCGAGTGATCTACGGCGATACGGACCAGATGGGGGTCGTGTATCACGCCAATTATTTCCGCTACTTCGAGTTGGCACGTGGCGAGTACTTCCGCGCGCGTGGCGGCAGCTATCGCGAGCTGGAGCGCGACGGGCTGATGCTGCCCGTGGTGGAGGCCACCGCCTCCTACAAGTCGCCTGCCCGCTACGAGGACGTGCTGGTCGTGCGCACCCTCGTCAGCGAGGTGAAGAGGGTGTCACTGACCTTCACCTACGAGATCTTCCGTGAGGGGAGCCCGGACATCCCCTTGTGCACGGGGCGCACCGTCCATGCCTGTGTGAGCCGCGAAGGCAAGCCCACCCGTCTGCCGGAAGCCATCGTGCGCATGTTGCAGGAAGCGCCCTGAGTTCCCACTTCTTCCCAGCGTTTCAAGGAGACACCCACAATGGATCGCAACCTGGCAATGGAGGCCGTGCGCGTCACCGAGATGGCGGCCATCGCCTCCGCCCGTCTGATGGGCCGCGGCAACAAGAACGAGTCGGATCAGGTCGCCGTGGACGCCATGCGCAAGGCCTTCGACGCCCTGCAGATCAACGGCACGGTGGTCATCGGAGAGGGCGAGCGCGACGAGGCCCCCATGCTCTACATCGGCGAGAAGGTGGGCCGGCGCAATCCGGAGGATCCGGAAGTGGACATCGCGTTGGATCCGCTCGAGGGCACCAACCTGTGCGCCTACGGCCGGCCGGGTGGCATCTCCGTGGTGGCCATGGCCAGCAAGGGCAATCTGCTCAACGCGCCGGACACCTATATGGAGAAGATCGCCGTGGGCCCGCGCGCCAAGGGCGCCATCGACCTGCGCCGCAGCCCCACCGAGAACCTCCACGCCATCGCGGAGAAGATGCGGGTCTACGTGTCGGACCTCACGGTGGTCATCCTCGACCGTGAGCGGCACGCGGACCTCATCAAGGAGGTGCGAGCCGCGGGCGCGCGCATCCGCCTCATCGAGGACGGGGACGTGGCCGGCGGCATCGCCACCTGCTTCGAGGACACCGGCGTGGACGTGCTGATGGGCATCGGCGGCGCTCCCGAGGGCGTCATCACCGCCGCGGCCATCCGCTCGGTGGGCGGTGACATGCAGGGCCGGCTCGTGCCCCGCAACAACGATGAGATCGCTCGCGCCAGGCGCATGGGCATCTCCGACATCTCGAAGATCTACTCGGCCGAGGAGCTGGCCGGCGGCGAGGTGATGTTCGCCGCCACCGGCGTCACCACGGGCGACTTCCTGCGCGGTGTGCGCTTCTTCGGCAGTGGTTGCGAGACACACTCGGTGGTGATGCGTAGCAAGACCGGCACGGTGCGCTTCGTTCAATCCCGGCACCGGTTCGACCAGAAACCGGGTTACAACTTCTAGGCAACCCCGATTGCGGAGGTACGAACCATGGCTGGCGCCACTCGCTCCATCGTCATCAACGCTCCCCCGGAGAAGGTCTTCGACGTCATCGTCGACTATGATCACTACGCGGAATTCATCCCCGAGGTGAAGAAGCTCCGGACCTCGGACCGCAAGGGCAACGAGGTCAAGCTCCACTACGAAGTCAACATCGTGAAGACGATCCACTACACCCTCCTCGCCAAGGAGGAGCGGCCCAAGCGGATGTCCTGGACCTTCGTCGAGGGCGAGGTGATGAAGGACAACCAGGGCAGCTGGGTGCTCGAGCCCGAGGGCGAGGGTCGCACCAAGGCCACCTACACGGTGGACATGGCCCTGGGGCCCCTGGTGCCCAAGGCCATCATCAACGGGCTGGTGGAGCAGTCGCTGCCGAAGATGCTGGAGGCCTTCAAGCGCCGGGCCGAGGGCGCCTAGTCCGCCATCTGGCAAGTACCCCCCGGTACGACCGGGGGGCAGGCGGGAGGCCGGGCCAGGGCCTGACGGTCCCGTGACATTGGATGTGCTCAGGACTCCTACGAGTTGGAGCGCTTGCGGGGATCGCTGGCTCGATTACAATCGAGTCAACGTTCTCGGCGTCCAGTGGTTCAAGGCCACTTCGACTACCAGACATTTCCGCCAGGTCTGGTCGTCGGGTGGTAGACGGGCAGGCATACGAGGTTGCAGGCACGTACTCAGAAAGGAACCAGGGCCCTTACTTTGCATCTGAAGAACTCAGAAGCCGATAGGGTGGCAGGAAACCAGGAGCGGGATGGCGGGCGTACACATCCGGGTACGTAGGCTGAGGGAGAAATCGAACCCATGCTCGACGCCTTCATCATCGAGGAAATCAAGCGCCGGGAGAGGAACCGGGAGGAGCGGGAGCGTCCCGTGCTCGAGATTCCGCTTCCGGTGCCCGAGGAGCGCCCCCGGCGCCGGTCGGAGGCCGAGGATGACGAGAAGCCCCAGCGCGGCGTCATCATCATCGACATGCTCGGCTGAGCGACCGCTCCGCTCCGTCTTCCGAGGCCCGCAGTGGACGTCCCTTCCCGGGGACGGTTCCACGCGGGCTTCGTGCTTCCTGGCACGGGTATAAGCCCGTCACTCCGGTGCTAGCAGCAGCAGGTTTCGAGGGTGGTAGAGGCTCCAGAGGGCTCCCGCGCTCGGGCCCGGGGACTCCAGCACCCCGTGCCGCCAGTCCGACGGGATGGCGTCCTCGCCATGGAATGCGCCCAGGAGCGCTCCCGCGACGGCCCCGTTCACGTCCGCGTCCCCGCCCCGGTTGACGACGTCCACCAGCCCGGCCTCGAAGCTGGGGGCGTGGAGCAATTCCCAATACGCCAGCCGGAAGGCCACCCGCACATGGTCCTGCTTCCGGAGCATGTGCAGCTCCGGCCAGTAGAGCATCGGATCATCCCGTTGCGCCGCGGCCAGGTCCTCCTTGAGGAAGGCGGTGGCGGTCGAGACCTCGTGGACGAATTCGGCCGCCGAGCGGCCCAGGGTCGCGCTGGCCACCGTGAGTCCACTCAGCGCGGCCGTGAGGAGATCCTCCTTGCGGAGCTGCTCGCCCGCGGTGAGGGCGTGTGCGATGGAGCCATTGAAGGCGGCGCACGCCAGCTGGCAGCGTGGGTCGAAGTGGGTGAGCGCGGAGTCGGCCAGCGAGGCCTGCACCCGGGCCTGGGTGTCCTCGTGGAAGAAGACGCCAATGGGCGCGGTGCGCGCGAGGCTGCCGTTGCCGGCCACGCGCCTCATGCCACGCAGCCAGACGCGGCGCCCGGCCGTCGCCTTGGGCAGGCCGGACTCGAGCATCTCGGTCAGCACCTCCTGGGTGGAATCGCTCATGCCCACGGCGTGGCCCTGCCAGGCGAGGTAGCGGCCCAGCATGTGGGTCGCGTCGTAGCTCCCCAGCTCGCGCAGGCCCACGCCCAGACAGCTCGCCATCTGCCCGCTCTCGCCCACCTGGCCCGGCCGGAGCTCGAAGGGGCCGCCGCCCTTGAGTTTGCGGTGGGGCCCCTCCACGAGCTGGGGGAAGGCGGGGGCGAAGAGGGCCCGTGTCTTCAAGGGGACACCGAGCGCATTGCCCACGGCGAGCCCCAGGAGCGCGCCCCGGCCACGCAGGTGGGGGGACAGATCGGGCTCGGGTGGGGGAGGGCGGCGGGGGGGCATGAGGTGAGCGGGGGGGCTTCGGTGGGTCGACAGTGTAGCAGTCCCACCAACGAGCAAGCTTGCGAGTGACGGGAGCGTCCTCTAGAACCGCGCGCCTATGACCGAGATCGCTCAAATCGTGGCGCGTGAAGTGCTCGACTCCCGTGGCAACCCGACCGTGGAGGCCGAGGTCTTTCTGGCGGGTGGGGCCAAGGGCCGTGCGGCGGTGCCGTCCGGAGCTTCCACCGGCGAGCACGAGGCGCTCGAGCTTCGTGACGATGACAAGAGCCGTTACCTGGGCAAGGGCGTGCGCAAGGCCGTCTCCAACATCATGGAGACGATCGCTCCCGAGCTCGTGGGCATGGACGCGGCGGACCAGTACGCCGTGGACATGCAGATGATCGAGATGGATGGCACGCCCACCAAGAGCAAGCTGGGCGCCAACTCCATCCTCGCGGTGTCCATGGCCACGGCGCGCGCGGCGGCGGATGCCTTCGGCATTCCCTTCTACCGCTATGTGGGCGGTGCCCAGGCGCGCACCCTGCCGGTGCCGCTGATGAACATCCTCAACGGCGGCGCCCACGCCGACACCCGCGTGGACGTGCAGGAGTTCATGGTGGTGCCCGCGGGCGCGTCCTCGTTCTCCGAGGGGCTGCGCTGGGGCGCGGAGATCTTCCACGCGCTGAAGAAGATCCTCAAGGGCCGCAAGCTGGCCACCGGCGTGGGCGACGAGGGCGGCTATGCCCCGGACCTGCCGGCCAACGAGGAGGCCCTCAAGCTCATCATGGAGGCCATCTCCGCGGCGGGCTTCAAGGCGGGCGAGCAGATCTTCCTCGCGCTGGACGTGGCCGCCAGCGAGTTCTTCGACAAGGGCACGAAGAAGTACCGCCTCAAGGGCGAGGGCAAGGAGTTCGACGGGTCCGGCATGCTGGACTACTACCAGCAGCTCGTGTCGCGCTACCCCATCGTCTCCATCGAGGACGGCATGGCGGAGGACGACTGGGAGGGCTGGAAGGGCCTCACCGACGCGCTCGGGAACAAGATCCAGCTCGTGGGTGACGACCTCTTCGTCACCAACGTGGAGCGCCTGGGCCGCGGCATCCAGGGCGGCGTGGCCAACTCCATCCTGGTGAAGGTGAACCAGATCGGCAGCCTCACGGAGACGTTCGAGGCGGTGCGCATGGCCCACAAGGCCGGCTACACCTCGGTGATGAGCCACCGCTCGGGCGAGACCGAGGACACCACCATCGCGGACCTGGCCGTGGCGCTCGATTGCGGACAGATCAAGACGGGTTCGGCATCGCGCTCGGACCGCATCGCCAAGTACAACCAGCTGCTGCGCATCGAGCAGGAGCTGGGCGCCGGCGCCCGTTACGGCGGCATGAAGGCCCTCAAGGGTCTGCGGGCGAAGTAGACAACGAACGAAAGAGAGGGAGAAAGAGCCGTGGCCGACAAGAAACCCCGCATCCTGGTCTCCAACGACGACGGCTATTTCTCCGAGGGCTTGCGCGCCCTCGTGGACGCGGTGAGCCCGCTGGGGGAGGTGTGGGTGGTGGCGCCGGATCGCGAGCAGAGCGCGGCCTCGCACGCCATTTCCCTGCACCGCCCCCTGCGCCTCACCGAGGTGCGTGAGCGCTGGTTCGCCGTGGACGGTACCCCGGCGGACAGCGCTTATCTGGCGCTCAACCATCTCTTGAAGGATGATCGCCCGCAGCTCATGGTGTCCGGCATCAATCACGGGGCCAATCTGGCCGACGACGTCAACTACTCGGGCACGGTGGCCGCCGCCCGCGAGTCGGCGTTGCTGGGCATCCCGTCGATTGCCTTCAGCCTGGTGTCGCGCGCGCCGTTCGACTTCCAGCACGCGGCCCGGTTCGCCCGCTCGCTGGTGGCGGCGGCGCTCGCCCAGCCCCAATTGCCCCCGCGGATGCTGCTCAGCGTCAACGTCCCCCGCGGTGAGCCCGCGGGCTATGCCATCACCCGGCTGGGCCGGCACTCGTACGGCTACAACGTGGTGGAGAAGGAGGACCCGCGCGGTCGCAAGTACTACTGGATCGGCGGCAACGAGTATGAGCACGAGGACATCCCCGGGAGTGACTGCAACGTCGTGCACCTGGAGCGCCGCATCTCGGTGACGCCGCTCAACTTCGAGCGCACCGATACCCAGGCCATGACGGCGCTGATGAGCTGGAACCTCGAGGGCTTCCCACGTTTCGATGTGGGCAGGGGAGGCGACTGAGGTTGGCGGTGGCGGGTGTCATCCAGGCGCGGCCGGCGTTGTTCCTGCTGCTCGCGTTTCTCGGTGCCACCGGCTGCGCGGTGGGGCCGACGTCCGCTGCCACCCGTCCCTCCTCCCTGGAGCTCGTCTCCGAGCCGCCGCCCCCCGTCATCCTCGGGGAACTGCGCGAGCCCCACCCCGAGCCGGAGCTCGTCTCCGTCCGGCACAAGGTGGCTCCCGGCGAGACGATGTATCGGATCTCCCGGAACTACGGCATCAGCGTTCAGGAGCTGTCCGAGGCCAACGGCATCGATGATCCGCGCACCCTGGCCGTCGGCCAGGAGTTGATCATCCCCGGCATCGAGAGGCTGGTTCCGGTGGCCACCGAATCCTCTCCCACTCCGGCGCGGGACGTGAAGTCACCCCCGTCCAGGACTCCGGCCAGGGCTCCGGTCGTCGTCACGGCTCCGTCGCGCCAGGTGCCCCGGCCCGCTTCCCAGCGAGCGCCTGCGCGCCCCGAGCCGGAGACGAAGGGGATGTTGGATTGGCCTCTGCGGGGTGTGCTGTACGCCCGTTTCGGAAAGAAGGGACGCGAGCCTCACGACGGTATCGACCTCGCCGTGCCGGTGGGTACCCCGGTGAAGACCGCCCAGGAAGGGGTGGTGCTGTACGCGGGCGAGCAGCGCGGCTACGGCCTCATCGTCATCATCCGGCACTCGGACCGGCTCATCACGCTCTACGCGCACAACCGCGACCTGCGTGTGCGCACCGGCCAGAAGGTGCGGCGCGGGCAGGTCGTCGCCACCGTGGGCGAGTCCGGCAAGACGAGTGGTCCGCAGCTCCACTTCGAGGTCCGTGTCGACGGCAAGCCGGTGGACCCCCTCGACTATCTGGGTCCGCTGCCCTCCTCGTGAGGCCCTGGTGGGCCTCGGGGCCCGGTGGCAGACCGGGCGAGCAGGTGTGCCGCGCGTGGCCTCTCTCCCCGCTCCACGTTAGGCTGTCTGGTACTAGAGTGGCGGCCCCGTGAGCCGTCTCTCGCCGCTACTCCTCGCCCTTCTGCTCGTCCCGGCTGCCCGGGCGCAGTCGTCCTCCGCGGAACCGGAGACCGCGACGCCCTCGGAGGCGGCTCCCTCACAGGTTCTCGTCGTCACCTTCCTGCCCCTGGAGTCCAACGAAGAGGCCCGGGACCAGGCGCCGGGCGTGACGGCGCTCATGGTGAGCCGGCTCGCCGAGTCTCCCCAGCTCGCGGTGTCCACCACGTCGGATCAGGCGGCCGTGCGCGTCGCGGGAGACTGCGCGGAGGACCCCTGCGACGAAGCCACTCCGGGCACCCCTGGCTCCACCAGGGCGCGCTACATCATCACCGGCCGGCTCGATGGCTTCGGCTCGCGCTACGTGCTCACGAGCAGCGTCGTGGACGCGGAGAGTGGTCGAGCCCTGCGTCGGCCTCGCATCGAGGTGTCCGCCAGGGAGGCCCTGCCTCGTGCCGCCGTGTCGATCGCGGACCAGCTCCTCGCCACGCTCGTTCCGGATGAGGAGGGGCAGGAGGCCGGGGAATCTCCGGCCGTCGCGACGAAGGATCCCGGAGCGGGCTCGTTCCTCGTCGGCCTGCGGTTCAGCAACAGCGCCATCACCAGCCTCTCCACGTTCAACCCCGGCGGCGACGTGGAGCTCGGCTTCCAGTTCCATCCCGAGTGGGTCGTCTTCGGGCAGGTGGGTTTCTCCTACGTCACCTCCACGGAAGAGGGCCGCAAGGGCGGCCTCAGCATCCTGCCCAGCGTGTTCGGCCTGCGCCACTACCACAACGTCGAGCGTCCCTTCCGACCGTACTGGGGGCTGGGGCTCGGCGTGCAGCTGTCCTTCGGTGAGTTCGGCATCTTCCGGCAGACCGGCCCGCTCCCCACCGTCATCGGCTTCGTCGGCTTCGAGTACCTCATCATCGGCCACCTCGGGCTCCAGCTCGAGGCCTCCACCAACATCGCCCAGGCCATGCTCGGTCTCACCGACGGGGGCCTCGGCAGTGGTCTCAACCTCGACCTCAACGCCGGCATCGCCTGGCACTTCTGAGCCCGGAGTCTCCCGCACATGCACTCGCGCTGGCGTGTCCTGCCGCTGCTCGCCCTCCTCGCCGCTGGTTGCGAGGAGCGTCCTTCACAGCCTGGCCCCAAGGAGCAGGCCGAGGGCTACTACGTCAAGGGCACCTCCGATTACCTCCAGGGCCGGTTCGAGGAGGCCCTGACCTCCTTCAACACCATGAAGGAGCTCTCTCCGGATGATCCCCGCCTGCCCGCGGCCATCGGAGAGGTCTACCTGTCCATGGGCCGTCTCAACGAGGCCGCTGCCCAGTTCGAGCTCGCCCTCACGCGCGACTCCAAGCGCTCCACCAACTGGAGCCGGCTCGGCTTCATCCAGGCCCAGCTCGGCAAGCTCGACGAGGCCCGGAGCGCCCTGAACAAGGCCCTCGCCCTCCACCCCAAGGACTTCAACGCGCTCGAGCAACTCGCGGAGATTCACGTGAAGCGCGGCGAGAAGGATGCCGCGGTGAAGCACTTCGTCCTCGCCGCCGAGGCCAGCCCCGATGCCAGCAAGAGCCCCCTCGTGCTGCGCGCCGTCGAGGTGCTCACGGGAGAGGGGCGCCGCGCCGAGGCCCTCCTGCTCCTGGGAGATTGGGTGGGGAAGGGCGTGCGGACCCCCGAGCTGCTCACCGCGCTCGGCGACGAGCAGGTGCGCGACGGCCAGCTCCTTCCCGCCGCCGCGTCCTACCGTGAGGCCGCCAGCAAATCGCCCAGGGATCCCACGCTGTGGGAGCTCGTTGGGGAGATCTACACGAAGCTGGACAAGCCGCAGGAGGCGCTCGCGGCGTACCGCGAGTCCCTGCGCGTGAAGGACCGGGCCGTCGTCCACGTGGCCATGGCGCGCCTCCACCTGGGGCGCAACGAGCGTCAGGCCGCCGAGGAGCAACTGGGGCAGGCGCTCGAGTCCGTCTCCGGCTCCGACGTGCACGAGCTCACCGCGCTGGCCGAGCTGCTCTCCACGCTCGGGCGCAAGCCGGACGCCCTGCGCATCCTCTCCAACCTCAGCGCCGAGCCGGACCACGCGAAGGACCTGGAGCTACAACTGCGCACGGCGGCCCTCGCCCGGGAGCTCGAGGACGAGGCCATCGTGACCACCGTGTGCAACCGGATCGCCAGCAGCGGGGTGAAGCTCAAGAAGTGCCCTTGAGCTAGACCTTTCCGCCCGGCAGCTTGCGGTACACGCCCACCACCTGGCCCAGGATCATCGTCGAGCGGAAGTCCGCCTTGCTCACGTAGATGGGCTGCATGGTGGCGTTCGCCGGCTGGAAGCGGATGCGCTCCCCCTCGGGGTAGTAGCGCTTCACCGTGGCTTCGTCCTCGATGAGCGCCACCACGATGTCCCCGGCCTGGGCCTGCGGCGTCTTGCGCACGAAGAGGTAGTCCCCGTCGAAGATGCCGTCCTCGATCATCGAGTTGCCCTTCACCCGAAGTGCGAAGACCTCGCGCCCCTGGCCGCCCAGCAGGAAGCTGTCGATCCGGACGGAGTCCTCCACGTTCTCCTGGGCGAGCAGGGGAGCGCCCGCCGCCACCTTGCCGAGCAGGGGGACTTCTACCATCCCGGATTCCTTCTTCACCCCCAGGCCCAGCAGCAGCCGGGCCCGCTTGGTCGGTACCAGTGAACGGCTCTGCTGCTCGCCGCGGTTGAGGTACCCCTTGCGCTCGAGTGCCTTGAGGTGATCGTTCACCCCGTTGGTCGAGCGGATATCCATCTCCTCGCCAATCTCCCGGATGGTCGGCGGGAAGCCCCGTGACTCCGTCTCCTTGACGATGAAGGCCAGGATCTCACGCTGGCGTTCGGTCAGCTCTTCCATGCCTCGCTCCCTCGCTCGGTGGGCAGCCCACCGGCGCAACAGGCTTTCAGTACCGTCATGCTCCCTGAACATACGTATAGAGTCAATTCGTTCAAGGTTGAGCACGTACAATCCGTGTGGGTCCTCCGGTGCCCAACAGGGTCTGGGGTCCCCCTGCGTCTAGGCGTAGAATTCCCAACATCTTGTCCGAGCCTCGAAACACCCTTCTGTTGGTCGATGACGAGCCCGACGTCATCGATCTGCTCGTACGCATGTTCCAGAAGCGCTACCACGTGCTGTCGGCCAACTCCGGCCGCGAGGCACTGGGGCTTCTGAGGCAGCACTGCGTGGACGTGCTGATCACCGATCAGCGCATGCCGGAGATGACGGGCATCGAGTTGGTGGCGGCCGCGCGTGCCGAGGGCATCGACGTCACCGCGCTGCTCCTCACCGGCTACACGGATCCCGAGGACATCATCGCGGCCATCAACCGGGGCCAGGTGTACCGCTACATCACCAAGCCCTGGGACCTGAACGACCTCCTCATCACCGTGAAGAACGCGGTGGAGTACACCCAGCTGCGGCGGGACAAGGAGCGGCTGCTGCGCAAGCTCCACCAGCGGGTGGAGGCGCTCGGCGTCCTCTACGAGGTGAGCCGTGCCAGCGCGGGCGAGCCGCTCGGCTACGACGCCATCATCGACCGCGTCCTCACCGCGGTGTCGCGTGTGTTGCCCTATGACTGTGGCGCGGCCCTGATCGCGCTCGGCTGGGATCGCACCGCCACCCTGCGCCTGCGCTGCCAGGGCACCGTCGTCGGCGAGCAGTCGTTGTTGGGCGTGAAGGAGTCCATGC contains:
- the eno gene encoding phosphopyruvate hydratase, whose product is MTEIAQIVAREVLDSRGNPTVEAEVFLAGGAKGRAAVPSGASTGEHEALELRDDDKSRYLGKGVRKAVSNIMETIAPELVGMDAADQYAVDMQMIEMDGTPTKSKLGANSILAVSMATARAAADAFGIPFYRYVGGAQARTLPVPLMNILNGGAHADTRVDVQEFMVVPAGASSFSEGLRWGAEIFHALKKILKGRKLATGVGDEGGYAPDLPANEEALKLIMEAISAAGFKAGEQIFLALDVAASEFFDKGTKKYRLKGEGKEFDGSGMLDYYQQLVSRYPIVSIEDGMAEDDWEGWKGLTDALGNKIQLVGDDLFVTNVERLGRGIQGGVANSILVKVNQIGSLTETFEAVRMAHKAGYTSVMSHRSGETEDTTIADLAVALDCGQIKTGSASRSDRIAKYNQLLRIEQELGAGARYGGMKALKGLRAK
- the surE gene encoding 5'/3'-nucleotidase SurE — translated: MADKKPRILVSNDDGYFSEGLRALVDAVSPLGEVWVVAPDREQSAASHAISLHRPLRLTEVRERWFAVDGTPADSAYLALNHLLKDDRPQLMVSGINHGANLADDVNYSGTVAAARESALLGIPSIAFSLVSRAPFDFQHAARFARSLVAAALAQPQLPPRMLLSVNVPRGEPAGYAITRLGRHSYGYNVVEKEDPRGRKYYWIGGNEYEHEDIPGSDCNVVHLERRISVTPLNFERTDTQAMTALMSWNLEGFPRFDVGRGGD
- a CDS encoding alkaline phosphatase family protein, with the protein product MFRFRALPFLLLLITLPALAKPPRLTLFITVDALGSDLLLRTRPRLKGGLRQLTDSGAFYPYARYDYAKPRTAPGHATLATGANPWRHGIVDNRIINRATGKPERVFPDPSHPVLEAPLSQEDVSPANLLAETVADKLRLATQEQGKAIALSGKARSAIPLAGRLGQAYWYDETVGKFVTGTWYTKELPGWLKTFNAANPPDAWFSKTWEPLLPRTGYMGEDDRSYEGEFYGLGRTFPHPLTGGLTAPGPLSYSAFAISPLSLDLMVKAARAAIEGENLGKDEVPDLLAVSFSATDRVFHQYGPNSWEMQDTLYRLDKAVGDLVALAERAAGGRANLLVVLTADHGGAAVPEQWAASGVAAERVNPAALSKRLTEALRAQFGGDITATIEELDVYLGGKTLEGGKVDGAAVRRAAATWLAKQPAVTLAVASDDLYTMPDVAGLVAPLRRGYFPGRSGDVLFVVKPFHVISTESVGTNHGTPYAYDQLVPLILAGKGVRPGTYMREISTTDVAPTVAAALEMGLPSSAEGEPRYEALGAGR
- a CDS encoding type II toxin-antitoxin system RatA family toxin; the encoded protein is MAGATRSIVINAPPEKVFDVIVDYDHYAEFIPEVKKLRTSDRKGNEVKLHYEVNIVKTIHYTLLAKEERPKRMSWTFVEGEVMKDNQGSWVLEPEGEGRTKATYTVDMALGPLVPKAIINGLVEQSLPKMLEAFKRRAEGA
- a CDS encoding acyl-CoA thioesterase, yielding MVEARVRVIYGDTDQMGVVYHANYFRYFELARGEYFRARGGSYRELERDGLMLPVVEATASYKSPARYEDVLVVRTLVSEVKRVSLTFTYEIFREGSPDIPLCTGRTVHACVSREGKPTRLPEAIVRMLQEAP
- a CDS encoding ADP-ribosylglycohydrolase family protein → MPPRRPPPPEPDLSPHLRGRGALLGLAVGNALGVPLKTRALFAPAFPQLVEGPHRKLKGGGPFELRPGQVGESGQMASCLGVGLRELGSYDATHMLGRYLAWQGHAVGMSDSTQEVLTEMLESGLPKATAGRRVWLRGMRRVAGNGSLARTAPIGVFFHEDTQARVQASLADSALTHFDPRCQLACAAFNGSIAHALTAGEQLRKEDLLTAALSGLTVASATLGRSAAEFVHEVSTATAFLKEDLAAAQRDDPMLYWPELHMLRKQDHVRVAFRLAYWELLHAPSFEAGLVDVVNRGGDADVNGAVAGALLGAFHGEDAIPSDWRHGVLESPGPSAGALWSLYHPRNLLLLAPE
- the nadC gene encoding carboxylating nicotinate-nucleotide diphosphorylase, translated to MDAFLDRLISLALEEDLGAAGDITTDALIPVDAQGTAELIAKERLVIAGLDAFARVFERVDPSSKVELLTRDGQEVQSKALVARVRGSMRGLLTAERTALNIVQRTSGMATMAQQVMAAVRGTKLRILDTRKTSPGMRSLSKLAVKAGGAFNHRFGLFDGVLIKDNHIAAVGGSVREALRRARTNAPQLVKIEIEVTNLDQLAAALEEGADVVMLDNMDDEQIRRAVELTGGRIPLEVSGGITLERLPRLAKLGVDFVSMGALTHSARAMDLSLEIVQAH
- the glpX gene encoding class II fructose-bisphosphatase; translated protein: MDRNLAMEAVRVTEMAAIASARLMGRGNKNESDQVAVDAMRKAFDALQINGTVVIGEGERDEAPMLYIGEKVGRRNPEDPEVDIALDPLEGTNLCAYGRPGGISVVAMASKGNLLNAPDTYMEKIAVGPRAKGAIDLRRSPTENLHAIAEKMRVYVSDLTVVILDRERHADLIKEVRAAGARIRLIEDGDVAGGIATCFEDTGVDVLMGIGGAPEGVITAAAIRSVGGDMQGRLVPRNNDEIARARRMGISDISKIYSAEELAGGEVMFAATGVTTGDFLRGVRFFGSGCETHSVVMRSKTGTVRFVQSRHRFDQKPGYNF